One region of Leptolyngbya sp. CCY15150 genomic DNA includes:
- a CDS encoding condensation domain-containing protein, translating to MASTPPSAIALPCDGDKRSRLADLLRSRLQHPNQFPLSFAQQRLWFLDRLQPGNLAYTMMAVVRLRGELNAAALERGFQDLVQRHEALRTRFVMVAGQPRQQVQPTGTVHLTRLDWSDLPPEAQTTAIQTEALDLAQQPFDLARDDLVRSRLIQLEAETHVLLLALHHIVSDGWSMEVLIRELAILYDAHRRDQQPALPPLPIQYADFAVWQRQFLQGEVLEQQLHYWRSRLSPVTAPSLPTDFPRPAMRSHQGHRHGLGISPDLTAQLQEVVHFSKGQRKRWTLSFLPASL from the coding sequence ATGGCTTCTACCCCTCCGTCTGCGATCGCCCTGCCTTGTGATGGGGATAAGCGATCGCGCTTGGCTGACCTGTTGCGATCGCGCCTCCAGCATCCCAACCAGTTTCCGCTCTCCTTTGCCCAGCAGCGGCTTTGGTTTCTCGATCGGCTCCAGCCGGGGAATCTAGCCTATACGATGATGGCGGTGGTGCGGCTGCGGGGTGAGCTAAACGCAGCGGCTTTGGAACGTGGGTTTCAAGACCTAGTGCAGCGCCATGAAGCACTGCGCACGCGTTTTGTAATGGTGGCAGGGCAACCGCGCCAGCAGGTACAGCCGACCGGCACCGTGCATCTAACCCGCTTGGATTGGTCAGATCTGCCACCCGAGGCGCAGACGACAGCGATTCAGACCGAGGCCCTAGACCTGGCCCAACAGCCCTTTGATCTGGCACGGGACGATCTGGTGCGATCGCGCCTGATTCAGCTAGAGGCTGAGACCCATGTGCTGCTGCTGGCCCTGCACCACATTGTCTCCGACGGTTGGTCGATGGAGGTGCTGATTCGGGAGTTAGCGATTCTCTACGATGCCCATCGGCGAGACCAGCAGCCTGCTCTACCGCCCTTGCCGATTCAGTATGCCGATTTTGCCGTATGGCAGCGACAGTTTTTGCAGGGCGAAGTTCTAGAGCAGCAGTTGCATTACTGGCGATCGCGCCTGTCTCCTGTCACCGCACCCAGTTTGCCCACGGACTTTCCCCGCCCAGCGATGCGCAGCCACCAAGGACACCGGCATGGTTTAGGGATCTCCCCTGACCTCACCGCGCAGCTTCAGGAGGTAGTGCATTTTAGTAAAGGACAGAGGAAAAGATGGACTCTTTCCTTTCTGCCAGCTTCTCTCTGA
- a CDS encoding cyclic peptide export ABC transporter yields the protein MNLLHLLLRTSPTAMAIAVVAGGLSGGGSARLVALVNEVVTGRQGVMAPFLWSFFGLLAGVVVAGYMSQLLLIRLAQGALFDLRLVLARQLLDCPLRQLEALGSHRLIAALTADIETIASAFTVVPFLCIDLAIVGGSLIYLGWLSLPLLLVIVAFIALATVTYQLIAQQARRFLVTAREEQDHLFKHLRGIIHGIKELKLHHQRRQVFLSEELRQTAATYRHFNMLGMGIFAGATSWGQLIFFAIMSIFLFVIPRFRPLETALLASYILTIIYLSAPLENLMRRLPILSRASIALDKVESFGFMLNHCQEPPSPIRLPQSPTWQRLELNHVTYDYDRGADTTPFTVGPINLILTRPEVVFLIGGNGSGKSTLAKLITGLYPPTTGQITLDGEAIADRNREAYRQQFSAIFADFYLFDRLLALDSPEQIEQANTYLTALHLDHKVHLRAGELSTTDLSQGQRKRLALLTAYLEDRPVYLFDEWAADQDPQFKAVFYTQILPELKRRGKLVLAITHDDKYFHLADRILKLESGQLVEHSGSQIFS from the coding sequence ATGAATCTCCTTCACCTGCTGCTGCGAACATCCCCCACAGCTATGGCTATTGCTGTTGTGGCTGGGGGGCTGAGTGGTGGCGGTAGTGCCCGCTTGGTTGCCCTTGTCAATGAGGTGGTCACGGGCCGCCAAGGGGTGATGGCTCCCTTTCTCTGGAGCTTTTTTGGCCTGCTAGCCGGGGTTGTGGTCGCCGGATATATGTCACAGCTACTGCTGATTCGGCTAGCCCAAGGCGCTTTGTTTGACCTGCGTTTGGTGCTGGCCCGTCAACTGCTCGACTGTCCGCTGCGCCAGCTTGAAGCCTTGGGCAGCCACCGGCTGATCGCGGCTCTCACGGCAGATATTGAAACCATTGCCTCCGCCTTTACGGTAGTGCCTTTTCTCTGCATCGACCTAGCGATCGTAGGCGGTTCCCTAATATATCTGGGCTGGCTGTCGTTGCCGCTGCTGCTAGTCATCGTTGCCTTTATTGCCCTGGCAACCGTTACCTACCAGCTCATCGCCCAGCAAGCTCGACGCTTTTTGGTCACTGCCCGCGAAGAGCAAGACCACCTGTTTAAGCACCTGCGTGGCATCATTCACGGCATCAAAGAACTCAAGCTGCACCACCAGCGACGACAGGTCTTTTTGAGTGAAGAGCTGCGCCAGACCGCTGCCACCTATCGCCATTTCAACATGCTGGGCATGGGCATATTTGCCGGAGCCACGAGTTGGGGGCAACTGATCTTTTTTGCCATCATGAGCATCTTCTTGTTTGTCATACCTCGGTTTCGTCCTCTAGAAACAGCACTGCTGGCCAGCTACATTCTCACCATTATTTACCTCAGTGCCCCCCTCGAAAACCTGATGCGGCGGCTACCCATTCTCAGCCGTGCCAGCATCGCCCTAGATAAGGTCGAATCCTTCGGGTTTATGCTCAACCATTGCCAAGAGCCGCCCAGTCCAATCCGTTTGCCCCAATCTCCCACTTGGCAACGCCTAGAGCTCAACCATGTCACCTATGATTATGATCGGGGAGCCGATACAACCCCCTTTACCGTAGGCCCCATTAATTTGATCTTGACGCGCCCCGAAGTCGTGTTTTTAATTGGCGGTAACGGCAGCGGCAAGTCTACCTTGGCTAAGCTAATTACTGGGCTCTATCCCCCCACCACAGGGCAGATTACGCTGGATGGTGAAGCGATCGCCGATCGCAATCGAGAGGCCTATCGCCAGCAGTTCTCTGCTATTTTTGCCGATTTTTACCTGTTCGATCGCCTGCTGGCCCTAGACAGCCCCGAGCAGATTGAGCAAGCCAACACCTACCTGACCGCTCTCCATCTCGACCATAAAGTTCACCTGCGGGCCGGGGAGTTATCCACCACCGACCTTTCCCAGGGACAGCGCAAACGCCTCGCCCTCCTCACAGCCTATTTAGAAGATCGCCCCGTCTACCTGTTTGACGAGTGGGCCGCCGATCAGGATCCACAGTTCAAGGCAGTGTTTTACACCCAGATTTTGCCCGAGCTCAAGCGTCGAGGAAAGCTGGTGTTGGCCATTACCCATGATGATAAGTATTTTCACTTGGCAGATCGCATTCTCAAGCTAGAGAGTGGTCAGCTAGTTGAGCATTCAGGCTCCCAAATCTTTTCTTGA